The DNA window TCCCCCTGTCATTTCTACAAATCGGCCAATAGAACATCGTGCTTCAGATAATAGATATCCAGTGAATCATTCTGGCAATACGCCTGCTCAGCAAGAGGGGATCGTCTATGACCGCAATTATGAGAACATTCCTAAAGGCAGTTATAACGGCAATACTTACACAGTTAAACATGGAGACACTTTATTTTACATTGCGTGGATTACTGGTAAGGATTTTCGTGATATATCTCACATAAATGGTATTTCAGAACCTTATAGCTTAAATGTTGGCCAAGTCCTGAGAATTGGCAATGCAACCTCCAGGAATGGTGTATTAATAGCATCAAATAGTACTCAATCTAAAATTGAGCAGGTTGATTTTCAAAAAGGTAATGCGTATCCTGCAAATACTGATAGGCAAAATCCTAGAAAAATGTTGCCAAGAGTGACAGTTTCTGATAGCGACGATGACGCTTCTAAATCATCGCCAGCGACAGGTTTAAATGCGAGTAAGGCTGTCAATAATTGGAAATGGCCTGCGGAAGGAAAGATTCTTGAAGGTTTCTCAGATTCCCGGGGGGGGAATAAAGGTATTGACATTGCGGGGAGTCGTGGTCAACCCGTTTTTGCGGCCGCTAGCGGGAAAGTTGTTTACACCGGAAACGCATTACGCGGATATGGAAATCTAATAATAATAAAACATGATGATGACTACCTGAGTGCCTATGCTCACAATGATTCCATGTTGGTGCGAGATCAGCAGGAAGTACAGGCAGGGCAAAAAATCGCCACTATGGGTAGCACCGGAACCAGTTCAGTAAGATTGCATTTTGAGATTAGATACAGGGAAAAATCCGTAAACCCGCTGCGTTATCTTCCGCAGCGATAAACCGGGGCAGGAACCTGAACTCCTGTCCGCATTATCATGGGTAGGAGCAGCTGATGAGCCAAGGTACGCTTAAAGTTAATGAGTTGTATGAAGAGGCGGATTTAGACGAAAGTGGCATGGAAGCCGATGACTTTGATGAAGCGTTGCTGAAAGACGAGGATGATTTAACTAGTCTTGATGAAGATTTGGATTTGTTGCAAGGAGTAAACCAGCGCGTTCTTGATGCAACACAGCTTTATCTCGGAGAGATTGGGTTTTCTCCTTTATTGACAGCAGAGGAAGAAGTTCTTTTCGCCAGACGCGCATTGCGGGGAGATATTGCTGCACGCCAGCGTATGATTGAAAGTAATTTGCGGTTGGTAGTTAAGATCTCCCGCAGATATAGCAACCGAGGGTTGGCACTTTTGGATTTGATTGAAGAAGGTAATCTTGGTCTTATCCGAGCAGTAGAAAAATTCGATCCTGAAAGAGGTTTTCGTTTTTCCACTTATGCAACTTGGTGGATCCGCCAGACAATTGAACGGGCTATTATGAATCAAACTCGTACGATTCGTTTGCCTATTCATATCGTTAAAGAGCTAAATGTTTATTTACGTACTGCCAGAGAGTTGGCTCATAAATTGGATCATGAGCCAAGTATTGAAGAAATAGCGGAAAAACTGGATAAGCCAGTTGATGATGTAAGTCGTATGATGCGGCTTAATGAACGTATTACTTCCGTTGATACACCAATTAGTGGGGATTCAGATAAAGCGTTATTGGATATTTTATCTGATGAGAATGATTCAGGGCCAGAAACAACTATTCAGGATGATGATATGAAACAAAGTATTGTCAAATGGTTGTTTGAGTTGAATGCAAAACAACGTGAAGTTCTGGCTCGCCGTTTTGGTTTACTTGGGTACGAAGCGGAAACATTGGAAGATGTCGGGCGAGAAATTGGGTTAACCAGGGAAAGAGTCCGTCAGATCCAGGTGGAAGGGTTGCGTCGTCTCAGAGACATTCTGCACACCCAGGGTTTGAACATTGAATCATTATTTCGTACTTAATTTTTATGCCTAATAGAATTTAAGATATGGCTGAAAAAACTGTAAATTGAAAGATAGAGAGATAATTTAATAAAAAGGTGGGTTTATTGACCCACCTTTTTATTTTTTAATTTATCGGAATACCGCTATGGAATTTGAAATCAGGATCTGGTGACTGAATAAGTTCAGCTTCAATTTGACCAAAATATTTCACTCTTTCGGTAATATCTTCTTTAGAGATAGATTGAGCCAGCGTTAAATAATCCTGATAATGGCGCGCTTCTGAACGCAGCAGGGAAATATAAAATTTACCCAACTCTTCATCCAGATGAGGAGCCAGTTTCGCGAAACGCTCGCAAGAGCGTGCTTCAATATATGCCCCAATAATCAACTTATCTACCAAAGTGTAAGGCTCATGGTTCGTGATATGCTGAAATAATGACTTGGCATAACGACTGGCGCTGATGCTGTCATAGTTGATCCCTCTGGCATTCATGATTTCCAGCACCTGATAAAAGTGGTGTAACTCTTCTTTAATCAACAACACCATTTTATCAATCAGCTCTTGGTCATAGGGGGATTTTTCCCGTGCTGTAATTTGCTTGGTGGCCTGACTTTTGCCTTTCAATGAATGAATATCGCCAATTTTTTTATAGGCGAAATCCTCATAGGGTTTAAACCATGCCAGCAAAGCGTCAGCACTTGCAGGATCTACAGCATATTTGCGGATCAGAAACATGGCGCTTTGAGCTGCTTTTAATTCACACAGAAGGTGATCACGCAGTAAAACCGGAAGATTTTCCGGTTGTCGTGCTTTTTCTACCCATTGATCCGGTGTCTCACACTGTAAAAATTGATAAATTGGTTCTAACAGGCTGATATCACGTTTCATTTGTGAAACCGTCATTTTTACACCATGTCTTTTAAACGATAAATCCAATCCAGTGCCTGACGTGGTGTCAGGGAATCAGGATTCAGATTTTCCAATGCCTCAACTGCTGGAGAAGTTTCTTCTGTCAGTAGCGTCAATTGCGGTGTATCGACATAACCTGCTGTTGCGTTGTTGGAAAGTGACTCCAGTTCTTTTAATTTTTGGCGTGCTCGCTTGATGACATCGCGGGGGACTCCTGCCAGTGAAGCAACAGCCAACCCGTAACTTTTGCTGGCAGCGCCCTCTTGAACATTGTGCATAAAAGCGATGGTATCGCCATGTTCAACAGCATCCAGATGGATATTAACCACACCTTCGAGCTTTTCAGGTAATGTTGTTAATTCAAAATAGTGAGTAGCAAACAGCGTCATTGCTTTGATGCGGTTAGCCAGATTTTCAGCGCAGGCCCAGGCGAGGGATAGACCATCGTAAGTTGATGTACCACGCCCGATCTCATCCATCAGAACCAGACTATGCTCTGTTGCGTTATGCAGAATATTGGCGGTTTCTGTCATTTCTACCATGAAGGTTGAACGCCCTGAAGCCAGATCATCAGAAGCCCCTACCCGGGTGAAAATACGGTCTACAGGCCCAATCACGGCTTTTTCAGCAGGAACAAAACTGCCGATATACGCCAATAACGTAATTAAGGCTGCCTGACGCATATAAGTACTTTTACCCCCCATATTCGGTCCTGTGATGATTAACAGACGACGTTGCGATGAAAGCGTTAATGGGTTTGAAATAAAAGGCTCACTGAGCACCTGCTCAACAACCGGATGACGACCGC is part of the Xenorhabdus cabanillasii genome and encodes:
- the miaE gene encoding tRNA isopentenyl-2-thiomethyl-A-37 hydroxylase MiaE gives rise to the protein MTVSQMKRDISLLEPIYQFLQCETPDQWVEKARQPENLPVLLRDHLLCELKAAQSAMFLIRKYAVDPASADALLAWFKPYEDFAYKKIGDIHSLKGKSQATKQITAREKSPYDQELIDKMVLLIKEELHHFYQVLEIMNARGINYDSISASRYAKSLFQHITNHEPYTLVDKLIIGAYIEARSCERFAKLAPHLDEELGKFYISLLRSEARHYQDYLTLAQSISKEDITERVKYFGQIEAELIQSPDPDFKFHSGIPIN
- the nlpD gene encoding murein hydrolase activator NlpD: MKVGNLMKKIQWIITCVIVGVILTGCSNTTNRPAPIVSVDNQEKNRIISSRSPAVSTPVSSSPPVISTNRPIEHRASDNRYPVNHSGNTPAQQEGIVYDRNYENIPKGSYNGNTYTVKHGDTLFYIAWITGKDFRDISHINGISEPYSLNVGQVLRIGNATSRNGVLIASNSTQSKIEQVDFQKGNAYPANTDRQNPRKMLPRVTVSDSDDDASKSSPATGLNASKAVNNWKWPAEGKILEGFSDSRGGNKGIDIAGSRGQPVFAAASGKVVYTGNALRGYGNLIIIKHDDDYLSAYAHNDSMLVRDQQEVQAGQKIATMGSTGTSSVRLHFEIRYREKSVNPLRYLPQR
- the rpoS gene encoding RNA polymerase sigma factor RpoS; amino-acid sequence: MSQGTLKVNELYEEADLDESGMEADDFDEALLKDEDDLTSLDEDLDLLQGVNQRVLDATQLYLGEIGFSPLLTAEEEVLFARRALRGDIAARQRMIESNLRLVVKISRRYSNRGLALLDLIEEGNLGLIRAVEKFDPERGFRFSTYATWWIRQTIERAIMNQTRTIRLPIHIVKELNVYLRTARELAHKLDHEPSIEEIAEKLDKPVDDVSRMMRLNERITSVDTPISGDSDKALLDILSDENDSGPETTIQDDDMKQSIVKWLFELNAKQREVLARRFGLLGYEAETLEDVGREIGLTRERVRQIQVEGLRRLRDILHTQGLNIESLFRT